In the Phaseolus vulgaris cultivar G19833 chromosome 7, P. vulgaris v2.0, whole genome shotgun sequence genome, one interval contains:
- the LOC137828628 gene encoding uncharacterized protein: protein MPVSGHEETGVKSYAGQFSGLIAGVPIKKRRFPSFQPSSSPVSEEPCSLSEETELQRKENSSTSQGSTLTNASIAGAPIKKRRFPFIQPSSSSFEASRSEESDALRKEHSSTSPGSTLSTSSSSLSDANGIPALEDKKASTDVTNVNTGQSNSCFLIPKLEEPNLRTQSCTLDVMDSKEKVILDEDSNKKLEHQIIKGNPELLLAAKEGLALSIGAEVSKQNVKDICRKESPLVSGSTSLSLSLEEHHFQAVESMENEKNRLKIEKAESVSLELSLSKEDCSSHSLNTDAKTDRDKTPVHSNRANWDLNTTMDAWEESGTEAGLVKTCVDGLKITENSVVEKQLMTRPTNLLSVKPMCEERQKKDFTFSSGLCGPEFRFVDSSNLSLSPFLQKFTEEPSKLSVKLNSGSSITNVSLSSVASIAGDANSSSFRLVKPEPFDENLKKDLKEANTSTSGSLDSVTVKQEHFQPLVVKSSKMSNVSNLMKADAVSVKQEQDHTGNQERSSAAESKTEQLDKEELQQGLDDSSPSLAMSVFPETTHISAEAPCPPVKPVCTAELSASENIVSQIENSSTTDGDNVEKVCQGACLNAEQVTIETVAMPVDDNGSELKNPGPKISSVSTEEKNAADRDACRLKLMNEPLAASRGSGEGCASDEEKITLSGDMLEDDSYGSDYESDENHAVTIAVDTERYVEDDDYEDGEVREPLDPSIAEDTICEVREVEHPDCSNFVNKQMEKGMVSGDCTAPYQVVESDKKTAIQSEINSEDGMDIEMHERSGKVVDKNVCLQESLDDEKSNIAAHGNKPVNVLQMKALDLLEGKNVSEALVTESLSNQATDGSNAVDVHCADEVVKTTDTIKQTDLELPNMEVSGNANDASKDVNNGGNPGRIIDLSRATSSSSPGKTRSISGRSQLSTRAGRDVLFDTLDGDKIHRGRDDVYIDGPHKFSRERHQDMSPRNSRLNFGRGRGRLNSRLDSVRNEWESDREFSGEFYNGPNQFRGPRPKYASAFANTDLEYNNVAPDGSYVGNGRLGRKPLSDGSYIAPRRRSPGGRDGIQIGHRNPRNISPNRCIGDGSDMVGVRHNDKFLRGLPEDNMDAMFTRPQTFEGMDGRFTRGGSRNFPSMPRRGLPRIRSKSPIRSRSRSPGPWSSPRRRSPRRRSPDGFGGHPELTHRRSPFYRVDRMRSPDRPVFPAERVVRRHGSPSFMSRPSNDMRDIDSARDHGHPRSGRILIRNRRFDVVDPRDRADNDDDYFGAPMHSGRLLELSGEGNGDERRRFGERRGPVRSFRPPYNNNVGENFHLNAEDGPRHYRFCSDDSDFHERGGNNIRERDFDRRIKGRPGNVPPRRTRNMDEQEENFRHGGGGGGGGGQVWSDDSFDDISRVKRKRF, encoded by the exons ATGCCTGTTTCAGGACATGAAGAG ACCGGGGTAAAGTCCTATGCTGGGCAATTTAGTGGTTTAATTGCAGGTGTGCCTATCAAGAAAAGGAGATTCCCCTCGTTTCAGCCTTCTTCCTCACCTGTGTCCGAGGAACCATGTTCTCTCTCTGAAGAAACTGAGTTACAACGTAAAGAAAATTCAAGCACTTCTCAAGGATCAACTTTAACAAATGCCAGTATTGCAGGCGCACCAATCAAGAAAAGAAGGTTTCCATTTATTCAGCCTTCTTCATCCTCTTTTGAAGCTTCACGTTCAGAAGAAAGCGATGCCTTGCGGAAGGAACATTCAAGCACATCACCGGGTTCAACTCTTTCTACTAGTTCTTCTAGTTTATCTGATGCTAATGGAATCCCAGCGCTTGAAGATAAGAAAGCAAGTACTGATGTTACCAATGTTAACACGGGGCAAAGCAACTCTTGCTTCCTTATACCTAAACTTGAGGAACCAAACCTTCGTACTCAATCGTGTACTTTGGATGTCATGGATAGCAAAGAGAAGGTGATACTCGATGAAGACAGCAATAAAAAATTGGAACACCAAATTATCAAGGGCAATCCTGAACTCTTATTGGCTGCAAAGGAAGGTCTTGCTCTTAGCATTGGAGCTGAAGTGAGCAAGCAAAATGTCAAAGATATTTGTAGAAAAGAGAGTCCTTTAGTTTCAGGAAGTACTAGTTTATCTTTAAGCTTAGAGGAACACCACTTTCAAGCTGTTGAAAGCATGGAGAATGAGAAGAATCGCCTAAAAATAGAGAAAGCGGAATCTGTCTCATTGGAATTATCTTTAAGCAAGGAAGACTGCAGTTCTCACAGTTTAAATACCGATGCTAAAACTGATAGGGACAAGACTCCTGTTCATTCTAACAGGGCAAACTGGGATCTTAATACTACAATGGATGCATGGGAAGAATCTGGGACTGAAGCGGGCTTGGTTAAAACATGTGTTGATGGGCTGAAAATTACTGAAAATTCAGTTGTTGAAAAACAGTTAATGACACGACCAACAAATCTTCTATCTGTAAAGCCAATGTGTGAAGAGAGACAGAAAAAAGATTTCACTTTTTCATCTGGATTGTGTGGACCGGAATTTAGATTTGTTGACTCGAGTAATCTAtctctttctccttttcttcAGAAATTTACCGAGGAGCCCTCTAAATTGTCTGTTAAACTGAATTCTGGTAGTTCTATTACCAATGTAAGCTTATCTAGTGTGGCTTCAATCGCAGGTGATGCAAATAGTTCTAGTTTTAGGTTGGTAAAACCAGAACCGTTTGATGAGAACTTGAAGAAGGATTTGAAAGAAGCTAATACCTCTACGTCGGGTTCATTAGACAGTGTGACTGTTAAACAAGAACATTTTCAGCCTTTGGTTGTAAAATCTTCAAAGATGTCCAACGTTAGCAATTTAATGAAAGCCGATGCTGTCTCAGTTAAACAGGAACAAGATCACACAGGTAATCAGGAAAGATCCAGTGCTGCAGAGAGTAAAACGGAACAGttagataaagaagaattaCAACAAGGATTGGATGATTCTTCTCCTTCATTGGCGATGTCTGTTTTTCCTGAGACAACACATATTTCTGCTGAGGCACCTTGTCCTCCAGTGAAACCTGTGTGTACAGCAGAGTTATCAGCCAGTGAAAACATAGTAAGCCAGATTGAAAATAGTAGTACTACGGATGGAGACAATGTGGAGAAAGTTTGTCAAGGTGCTTGTTTAAATGCTGAGCAGGTTACCATAGAAACAGTTGCTATGCCTGTGGATGATAATGGTTCTGAGCTGAAAAATCCTGGTCCGAAAATTTCTTCTGTTAGTACTGAGGAGAAAAACGCTGCCGATCGTGATGCATGCAGATTGAAACTCATGAATGAGCCTCTGGCTGCTTCCAGGGGCTCCGGTGAAGGCTGTGCAAGTGATGAAGAAAAGATAACCCTATCAGGTGATATGTTGGAGGATGATTCTTATGGTTCTGATTACGAGTCAGATGAAAATCATGCTGTAACTATTGCTGTGGATACTGAGCGATATGTTGAAGATGATGATTATGAAGATGGTGAGGTTCGGGAACCACTGGATCCATCCATAGCAGAGGACACCATATGTGAGGTAAGAGAAGTAGAGCACCCTGACTGTAGTAACTTTGTAAATAAGCAGATGGAGAAAGGAATGGTGAGCGGTGATTGTACTGCTCCATATCAGGTAGTGGAAAGTGACAAGAAGACTGCAATTCAAAGTGAAATAAATAGTGAAGATGGTATGGACATTGAAATGCACGAGAGGTCTGGTAAGGTCGTTGACAAAAATGTGTGTCTGCAAGAGTCATTGGATGACGAGAAGTCCAACATTGCTGCTCATGGCAACAAACCAGTTAATGTTTTGCAAATGAAAGCATTAGATCTTTTGGAAGGGAAAAATGTCTCTGAAGCTCTGGTGACAGAATCACTTTCGAATCAAGCTACTGATGGAAGCAATGCGGTTGATGTGCACTGCGCTGATGAGGTTGTCAAAACAACTGACACTATTAAACAAACTGATCTAGAGTTGCCAAATATGGAAGTCTCTGGAAATGCCAATGATGCATCCAAAGATGTTAATAATGGTGGTAATCCAGGTAGAATTATAGATCTGTCTCGAGCTACTAGTTCTTCATCCCCTGGTAAAACTAGGTCCATTTCAGGCAGATCACAACTATCAACTCGAGCTGGAAGAGATGTATTGTTTGACACACTTGATGGGGATAAAATACACAGAGGAAG AGATGATGTTTACATTGATGGCCCTCACAAATTTTCAAGAGAAAGACATCAGGATATGTCCCCTAGAAACTCTAGGTTGAATTTTGGGCGTGGTCGAGGAAGACTCAATAGTCGTCTTGACTCAGTTCGTAATGAATGGGAATCTGACAGGGAATTTTCTGGTGAGTTTTATAATGGTCCAAATCAGTTCCGTGGGCCGAGGCCTAAATATGCATCTGCTTTTGCAAATACTGATCTGGAGTACAACAATGTTGCACCCGATGGCTCATATGTTGGGAATGGTCGATTAGGCAGAAAGCCATTGAGTGATGGGTCTTATATAGCACCAAGGAGGCGTTCACCAGGAGGAAGAGATGGCATCCAAATTGGTCATAGAAATCCAAGAAACATTAGCCCAAATAGATGTATTGGTGATGGTTCAGACATGGTTGGTGTGAGGCACAACGATAAATTTTTGAGAGGTTTGCCTGAGGATAACATGGATGCAATGTTCACACGGCCCCAGACATTTGAGGGAATGGATGGTCGGTTTACAAGGGGGGGGAGTAGGAATTTTCCTTCCATGCCGAGAAGGGGACTTCCTCGAATTCGTTCCAAGTCACCCATAAGATCTAGGAGTCGCTCACCCGGTCCATGGTCATCTCCAAGAAGAAGGTCTCCTAGAAGAAGATCccctgatggttttggtggaCATCCGGAACTAACCCATAGAAGATCACCATTTTACAGGGTGGACAGAATGAGGTCCCCTGATCGCCCTGTTTTCCCTGCAGAGAGAGTGGTGAGGAGACATGGCTCACCCTCGTTTATGTCAAGACCTTCTAATGATATGAGGGACATTGATTCTGCTAGGGACCATGGCCATCCAAGGTCTGGTCGAATTCTAATCAGGAACCGGAGGTTTGATGTTGTAGATCCCCGGGACCGTGCCGATAATGATGATGACTACTTTGGAGCTCCCATGCATTCTGGTAGGTTACTTGAGCTCAGTGGGGAAGGGAATGGTGACGAAAGAAGAAGGTTTGGTGAGAGACGAGGACCTGTGCGCTCTTTCAGGCCTCCTTACAATAACAACGTTGGTGAGAATTTTCACCTTAATGCTGAAGACGGACCTAGGCACTATAGATTCTGTTCAGATGATTCAGATTTTCATGAAAGAGGAGGCAACAACATAAGGGAAAGGGACTTTGACAGGCGAATCAAGGGCAGACCAGGAAATGTGCCACCCAGAAGAACAAGAAATATGGATGAGCAGGAAGAGAATTTCAGACATGGTGGTGGTGGGGGTGGTGGAGGAGGACAAGTTTGGAGTGATGACAGTTTTGATGATATTTCACGGGTGAAGAGGAAAAGATTTTGA